Proteins encoded together in one Cuculus canorus isolate bCucCan1 chromosome W, bCucCan1.pri, whole genome shotgun sequence window:
- the LOC128850267 gene encoding ATP synthase subunit alpha, mitochondrial-like isoform X2, with protein MFSARLAAALAPSLLRQVGLISRNTLGAALVATRNVHASETCFQKTGTAEVSSILEERILGADTSAELEETGRVLSIGDGIARVYGLRNVQAEEMVEFSSGLKGMSLNLEPDNVGVVVFGNDRLIKEGDVVKRTGAIVDGPITSKMRRRVGLKAPGIIPRISVREPMQTGIKAVDSLVPIGRGQRELIIGDRQTGKTSIAIDTIINQKRFNDGTDEKKKLYCIYVAIGQKRSTVAQLVKRLTDADAMKYTIVVSATASDAAPLQYLAPYSGCSMGEYFRDNGKHALIIYDDLSKQAVAYRQMSLLLRRPPGREAYPGDVFYLHSRLLERAAKMNDSFGGGSLTALPVIETQAGDVSAYIPTNVISITDGQIFLETELFYKGIRPAINVGLSVSRVGSAAQTRAMKQVAGTMKLELAQYREVAAFAQFGSDLDAATQQLLNRGVRLTELLKQGQYVPMAIEEQVAVIYAGVRGHLDKLEPSKITKFESAFLAHVLSQHQALLSTIRTEGKISDQTEAKLKEIVTSFLATFEA; from the exons ATGTTCTCTGCCCGTTTGGCTGCTGCTCTCGCTCCCTCCCTGTTGCGGCAGGTTGGACTG ATTTCCAGAAACACCCTGGGTGCAGCACTTGTTGCTACAAGGAACGTCCATGCCTCTGAAACATGCTTTCAAAAAACTG GTACTGCCGAGGTATCCTCTATTCTTGAGGAACGTATTTTAGGAGCTGACACCTCTGCTGAACTTGAGGAGACTGGCCGTGTCCTCTCAATTGGTGATGGTATTGCCCGTGTGTATGGCTTAAGAAATGtacaagcagaagaaatggtTGAATTCTCTTCTGGACTGAAG GGTATGTCCTTGAATTTGGAACCCGACAATGTTGGTGTTGTCGTGTTTGGTAATGACAGACTGATCAAGGAAGGGGATGTTGTGAAAAGGACTGGTGCCATTGTGGAT ggTCCTATTACATCTAAGATGCGTAGAAGAGTTGGCTTAAAGGCCCCTGGGATCATTCCCAGAATCTCTGTTCGTGAACCTATGCAGACTGGTATTAAGGCTGTGGACAGCTTGGTGCCAATTGGTCGTGGCCAGCGTGAACTGATTATTGGTGACAGGCAGACTGG GAAAACTTCGATTGCAATTGACACAATAATCAACCAGAAGCGATTTAATGATGgaacagatgagaaaaaaaagctgtactgCATCTATGTTGCAATTGGTCAGAAGAGATCTACTGTTGCTCAGCTGGTGAAGAGACTCACTGATGCAG ATGCCATGAAGTACACTATTGTAGTGTCTGCCACAGCATCTGATGCAGCACCTCTTCAGTATCTGGCTCCCTATTCAGGCTGCTCCATGGGGGAATACTTCAGAGACAATGGAAAACATGCATTAATCATCTATGATGATTTATCCAAACAG GCTGTTGCCTATCGTCAGATGTCTCTGCTGCTGCGTCGTCCACCTGGTCGTGAAGCCTACCCAGGTGATGTGTTCTACCTGCACTCTCGCCTGCTAGAGAGAGCAGCCAAAATGAATGATTCCTTTGGAGGTGGCTCTCTGACTGCCTTGCCTGTCATTGAAACTCAGGCTGGTGATGTGTCTGCTTACATTCCAACCAATGTCATCTCCATCACTGATGGACAG ATTTTCTTGGAAACAGAGTTGTTCTACAAAGGTATCCGTCCAGCCATCAATGTTGGTCTGTCTGTGTCCCGTGTAGGTTCTGCTGCTCAGACCAGGGCTATGAAGCAG GTGGCAGGTACTATGAAGCTGGAATTGGCTCAGTATCGTGAAGTAGCTGCTTTTGCTCAGTTTGGGTCTGATCTGGATGCTGCCACACAACAGCTGCTGAACCGTGGTGTACGTTTGACAGAGCTTCTCAAACAAGGACAGTATG ttccCATGGCTATTGAGGAACAGGTTGCAGTCATCTATGCTGGTGTAAGAGGTCACTTGGACAAACTGGAACCCAGCAAAATCACTAAATTTGAGAGTGCTTTCCTAGCTCATGTACTGAGCCAGCACCAGGCCCTTCTCTCCACTATCAG GACCGAAGGGAAGATCTCTGACCAGACAGAAGCAAAGTTGAAGGAAATAGTCACAAGTTTCCTGGCCACTTTCGAGGCATAA
- the LOC128850267 gene encoding ATP synthase subunit alpha, mitochondrial-like isoform X1 has product MFSARLAAALAPSLLRQVGLISRNTLGAALVATRNVHASETCFQKTGTAEVSSILEERILGADTSAELEETGRVLSIGDGIARVYGLRNVQAEEMVEFSSGLKGMSLNLEPDNVGVVVFGNDRLIKEGDVVKRTGAIVDVPVGEELLGRVVDALGNPIDGKGPITSKMRRRVGLKAPGIIPRISVREPMQTGIKAVDSLVPIGRGQRELIIGDRQTGKTSIAIDTIINQKRFNDGTDEKKKLYCIYVAIGQKRSTVAQLVKRLTDADAMKYTIVVSATASDAAPLQYLAPYSGCSMGEYFRDNGKHALIIYDDLSKQAVAYRQMSLLLRRPPGREAYPGDVFYLHSRLLERAAKMNDSFGGGSLTALPVIETQAGDVSAYIPTNVISITDGQIFLETELFYKGIRPAINVGLSVSRVGSAAQTRAMKQVAGTMKLELAQYREVAAFAQFGSDLDAATQQLLNRGVRLTELLKQGQYVPMAIEEQVAVIYAGVRGHLDKLEPSKITKFESAFLAHVLSQHQALLSTIRTEGKISDQTEAKLKEIVTSFLATFEA; this is encoded by the exons ATGTTCTCTGCCCGTTTGGCTGCTGCTCTCGCTCCCTCCCTGTTGCGGCAGGTTGGACTG ATTTCCAGAAACACCCTGGGTGCAGCACTTGTTGCTACAAGGAACGTCCATGCCTCTGAAACATGCTTTCAAAAAACTG GTACTGCCGAGGTATCCTCTATTCTTGAGGAACGTATTTTAGGAGCTGACACCTCTGCTGAACTTGAGGAGACTGGCCGTGTCCTCTCAATTGGTGATGGTATTGCCCGTGTGTATGGCTTAAGAAATGtacaagcagaagaaatggtTGAATTCTCTTCTGGACTGAAG GGTATGTCCTTGAATTTGGAACCCGACAATGTTGGTGTTGTCGTGTTTGGTAATGACAGACTGATCAAGGAAGGGGATGTTGTGAAAAGGACTGGTGCCATTGTGGATGTTCCAGttggggaagagctgctggGCCGTGTTGTAGATGCCCTTGGCAATCCAATTGATGGGAAG ggTCCTATTACATCTAAGATGCGTAGAAGAGTTGGCTTAAAGGCCCCTGGGATCATTCCCAGAATCTCTGTTCGTGAACCTATGCAGACTGGTATTAAGGCTGTGGACAGCTTGGTGCCAATTGGTCGTGGCCAGCGTGAACTGATTATTGGTGACAGGCAGACTGG GAAAACTTCGATTGCAATTGACACAATAATCAACCAGAAGCGATTTAATGATGgaacagatgagaaaaaaaagctgtactgCATCTATGTTGCAATTGGTCAGAAGAGATCTACTGTTGCTCAGCTGGTGAAGAGACTCACTGATGCAG ATGCCATGAAGTACACTATTGTAGTGTCTGCCACAGCATCTGATGCAGCACCTCTTCAGTATCTGGCTCCCTATTCAGGCTGCTCCATGGGGGAATACTTCAGAGACAATGGAAAACATGCATTAATCATCTATGATGATTTATCCAAACAG GCTGTTGCCTATCGTCAGATGTCTCTGCTGCTGCGTCGTCCACCTGGTCGTGAAGCCTACCCAGGTGATGTGTTCTACCTGCACTCTCGCCTGCTAGAGAGAGCAGCCAAAATGAATGATTCCTTTGGAGGTGGCTCTCTGACTGCCTTGCCTGTCATTGAAACTCAGGCTGGTGATGTGTCTGCTTACATTCCAACCAATGTCATCTCCATCACTGATGGACAG ATTTTCTTGGAAACAGAGTTGTTCTACAAAGGTATCCGTCCAGCCATCAATGTTGGTCTGTCTGTGTCCCGTGTAGGTTCTGCTGCTCAGACCAGGGCTATGAAGCAG GTGGCAGGTACTATGAAGCTGGAATTGGCTCAGTATCGTGAAGTAGCTGCTTTTGCTCAGTTTGGGTCTGATCTGGATGCTGCCACACAACAGCTGCTGAACCGTGGTGTACGTTTGACAGAGCTTCTCAAACAAGGACAGTATG ttccCATGGCTATTGAGGAACAGGTTGCAGTCATCTATGCTGGTGTAAGAGGTCACTTGGACAAACTGGAACCCAGCAAAATCACTAAATTTGAGAGTGCTTTCCTAGCTCATGTACTGAGCCAGCACCAGGCCCTTCTCTCCACTATCAG GACCGAAGGGAAGATCTCTGACCAGACAGAAGCAAAGTTGAAGGAAATAGTCACAAGTTTCCTGGCCACTTTCGAGGCATAA